The Shewanella mangrovisoli genome has a window encoding:
- a CDS encoding CoA-acylating methylmalonate-semialdehyde dehydrogenase, which translates to MTTQVKHYIDGEFTTGTGTLQIVVTNPANNEPIALINSATADEVHAAIASAKAAFKTWKEVPVSERARVMLRYQHLLKEHHDELATILAKETGKTFEDAKGDVWRGIEVAEHACNIASLLMGETVENVARSIDTYSYTQPLGVCAGITPFNFPAMIPLWMFPLAIACGNTFILKPSEQDPMTPQRLVELFVEAGAPKGVLQLVHGDKTAVDILLADPAVKAISFVGSVAVGQYIYKTGTDNLKRVQAFAGAKNHCVIMPDANKQQVINNLVGASVGAAGQRCMAISVAVFVGAAKEWIPELKEALAKVRPGLWDDKEAGYGPLISPAAKARVLKLIAQGKEEGAECLLDGSDFSVAGFESGNWVGPTMFTKVTTDMSIYKEEIFGPVLCCMESDSLEEAIELVNASPYGNGTSIFTASGAAARKYQHEIEVGQVGINVPIPVPLPFFSFTGWKGSFYGDQHAYGKQAVRFYTETKTITSRWFESDIAVAAGPNMSINLR; encoded by the coding sequence ATGACCACACAAGTTAAGCATTACATCGATGGCGAATTCACCACAGGCACAGGAACATTACAAATCGTGGTGACCAATCCTGCCAATAACGAGCCAATCGCCCTTATCAACAGCGCTACGGCCGATGAAGTGCACGCAGCCATTGCCAGTGCCAAGGCGGCTTTTAAGACGTGGAAAGAAGTGCCCGTGTCTGAGCGTGCCCGTGTCATGTTGCGCTACCAACACTTACTTAAAGAACACCACGACGAACTGGCGACTATCCTTGCCAAAGAAACGGGCAAAACCTTTGAAGATGCTAAGGGCGATGTGTGGCGCGGAATTGAAGTGGCAGAACATGCCTGCAACATTGCCTCATTATTGATGGGCGAAACCGTTGAGAACGTCGCGCGTTCAATCGATACCTACAGCTACACTCAGCCTCTGGGGGTGTGTGCGGGCATCACGCCGTTTAACTTCCCGGCGATGATCCCATTGTGGATGTTCCCACTGGCGATTGCCTGCGGTAACACTTTCATCCTAAAGCCATCTGAGCAAGACCCAATGACGCCGCAGCGCTTAGTTGAGCTGTTTGTCGAAGCGGGCGCGCCAAAGGGCGTATTACAACTGGTGCATGGTGATAAAACCGCGGTCGATATCCTGCTGGCCGATCCTGCGGTGAAAGCCATTTCCTTCGTCGGCTCTGTGGCAGTCGGTCAATATATCTACAAAACCGGTACCGATAACTTAAAACGCGTGCAAGCCTTTGCTGGGGCGAAAAACCACTGCGTGATCATGCCTGATGCGAATAAGCAGCAAGTGATCAACAACCTAGTTGGCGCATCAGTTGGCGCAGCGGGGCAACGCTGTATGGCGATTTCGGTCGCGGTATTTGTTGGCGCGGCCAAAGAGTGGATCCCTGAGCTTAAAGAAGCCCTAGCTAAGGTTCGCCCAGGTTTATGGGACGATAAAGAAGCCGGTTACGGCCCGCTGATCAGCCCAGCCGCTAAAGCGCGCGTGCTTAAACTTATCGCCCAAGGTAAGGAAGAGGGCGCAGAGTGTTTACTCGATGGTAGCGATTTTAGCGTGGCAGGTTTCGAGTCGGGTAACTGGGTCGGGCCAACCATGTTCACTAAGGTCACGACCGATATGAGCATCTACAAAGAAGAAATCTTTGGCCCTGTGCTTTGCTGTATGGAGTCCGATTCATTAGAAGAGGCCATCGAACTGGTTAACGCCAGCCCATACGGTAACGGTACCTCTATCTTTACCGCAAGTGGCGCCGCCGCCCGTAAATATCAACACGAAATCGAAGTCGGCCAAGTCGGTATCAACGTGCCTATCCCTGTGCCATTACCATTCTTCTCATTCACGGGTTGGAAGGGCAGTTTCTACGGCGACCAACACGCTTACGGTAAGCAAGCGGTACGTTTCTACACTGAAACTAAGACCATTACCTCTCGCTGGTTCGAGTCGGACATTGCCGTGGCCGCAGGTCCAAATATGAGCATTAACTTGCGCTAA
- a CDS encoding thiolase family protein, whose product MSTEQFNQEIVIVAAKRTPMGGFQGSLSGVTSPSLAATAIKALLADTQVAPDKVDEVLMGCVLPAGLGQAPARQATLGAGLPLSVGATTVNKVCGSGMKTVMLAHDLLKAGSAKLVVAGGMESMSQAPYLLDKARSGMRMGHGKVLDHMFLDGLEDAYTGGAMGTFAQKTADEYGLTREQMDAFALSSLEKANAAINSGAFKAEIVPVTVSDRRGDVTIDTDEQPGNARPEKIPALRPAFAKDGTITAANSSSISDGAAALMLTTRANAEQLGLTVLATIKGHTTHAQEPSLFTTAPVGAMAKLLSNVGWSKDEVDLFEINEAFAMVTMLAVSELGLDMAKVNVNGGACALGHPIGCSGARLLVTLIHALKARGLKRGVASLCIGGGEATAMAIEV is encoded by the coding sequence ATGAGTACTGAACAATTTAACCAAGAGATCGTTATTGTTGCCGCTAAACGCACCCCAATGGGTGGCTTTCAAGGCAGTTTGTCTGGCGTAACGTCTCCGAGCTTAGCGGCCACCGCCATCAAAGCCCTGTTAGCCGATACCCAAGTTGCGCCTGATAAGGTCGATGAAGTGTTAATGGGCTGCGTATTGCCAGCGGGTCTGGGGCAAGCGCCTGCGCGTCAGGCGACTTTAGGTGCAGGTTTACCCCTGTCTGTGGGTGCTACGACCGTAAACAAAGTCTGTGGCTCTGGGATGAAAACCGTGATGCTTGCCCACGATTTACTCAAAGCGGGCAGTGCTAAGTTGGTGGTTGCTGGCGGCATGGAAAGCATGAGCCAAGCCCCTTACTTGCTAGATAAAGCGCGCTCAGGCATGCGTATGGGCCATGGCAAGGTCTTAGATCATATGTTCCTCGACGGTTTAGAAGATGCCTACACCGGCGGAGCCATGGGCACATTCGCCCAGAAAACCGCCGATGAATACGGTTTAACCCGTGAGCAAATGGACGCCTTCGCCCTAAGCTCACTGGAAAAAGCCAACGCGGCCATTAATTCTGGCGCCTTCAAGGCGGAGATTGTGCCTGTCACGGTAAGCGATCGCCGTGGTGATGTGACTATCGACACCGATGAGCAACCAGGCAATGCCCGCCCTGAAAAAATCCCCGCACTGCGCCCCGCCTTTGCCAAAGACGGCACTATTACGGCGGCAAACTCAAGCTCGATTTCCGATGGTGCGGCGGCGCTGATGTTAACCACGCGCGCCAATGCCGAGCAGTTAGGCTTAACAGTGCTTGCTACCATCAAGGGCCACACAACCCATGCGCAGGAGCCATCACTCTTTACCACAGCGCCCGTTGGCGCTATGGCAAAACTGCTGAGCAATGTGGGCTGGTCTAAGGATGAGGTTGATCTGTTCGAAATCAACGAAGCCTTTGCCATGGTGACTATGCTGGCCGTTTCTGAATTAGGTTTAGATATGGCAAAAGTGAACGTGAACGGTGGCGCCTGCGCCTTAGGTCATCCTATCGGTTGCTCGGGCGCACGTTTGCTGGTGACCTTAATCCATGCACTTAAAGCCCGTGGGCTTAAGCGCGGCGTAGCCTCACTCTGTATCGGTGGCGGTGAAGCGACTGCTATGGCTATCGAAGTCTAA
- the metA gene encoding homoserine O-acetyltransferase MetA has protein sequence MPVKIPDHLPAAGILESENIFVMSETRAANQDIRPMKVLILNLMPNKIETETQLLRLLGNTPLQVDVDLLRIHDKESKHTSIDHMNTFYRDFEDVRYKNYDGLIITGAPLGQIDFEEVTYWDHIREIIDWSQQHVTSVLFLCWAAHAGLYHLYGLNRKILQQKRSGVFVHRRTCQHFPLLRGFDDEFFAPHSRFAEMDIEELKQHPELQVLAQSDEAGAYLVLSRNNRNLFVMGHPEYQKSTLNDEYHRDLAQGLNPNVPQNYYRNDDPKADAIARWHSHGSLLVSNWLNYYVYQLTPYDLSDMSAVTPWESQ, from the coding sequence ATGCCAGTTAAAATTCCAGATCATCTGCCAGCAGCAGGGATTTTAGAATCTGAAAATATTTTCGTCATGTCCGAGACCCGGGCTGCCAATCAGGACATCAGACCGATGAAGGTGCTGATCCTGAATCTGATGCCCAATAAAATCGAGACAGAAACCCAGCTTCTACGCCTATTAGGTAACACGCCTTTGCAGGTGGATGTCGATTTACTACGTATTCACGATAAAGAGTCGAAGCATACCTCAATCGATCATATGAATACCTTCTACCGTGATTTTGAGGACGTGCGCTATAAAAACTACGACGGCCTGATCATCACGGGCGCGCCCCTTGGGCAAATCGATTTCGAAGAGGTCACTTACTGGGACCATATCCGCGAGATTATCGATTGGTCACAGCAGCATGTGACGTCAGTGTTATTCCTCTGCTGGGCGGCTCATGCGGGGCTTTACCATCTCTACGGCTTAAATCGGAAAATCCTGCAGCAAAAGCGTTCTGGGGTGTTTGTGCATCGCCGCACTTGCCAACATTTCCCATTGCTGCGCGGATTCGATGATGAGTTCTTTGCGCCGCATTCCCGCTTTGCCGAGATGGATATCGAGGAACTTAAACAGCATCCTGAGTTGCAGGTGCTGGCACAATCCGATGAGGCAGGGGCTTACTTAGTTCTCAGTCGTAACAATCGCAACCTGTTTGTGATGGGTCACCCAGAGTACCAAAAATCTACCTTAAACGATGAATATCATCGGGATTTAGCGCAGGGGTTAAATCCCAATGTGCCGCAAAACTATTATCGTAACGACGATCCTAAGGCCGATGCCATTGCCCGTTGGCACAGTCATGGTAGTTTATTAGTCAGCAACTGGCTTAACTATTACGTTTACCAATTAACACCCTATGACTTAAGCGATATGTCGGCCGTCACGCCGTGGGAATCGCAATAA
- a CDS encoding YbaY family lipoprotein, with protein MRQGLRISGLTSAWQKLAAMVLLAVTTVISACATPNAIVEIKGEAMYRERIALPADAKLIVQLLDVSKMDVPAVVMAERVSQGAKTPTPFSFSMGRDQFEAGHTYAIGARIMLGDKLLFINTQAYHVDLNSTEPMTILLEKVGR; from the coding sequence ATGAGACAAGGGTTAAGGATTAGCGGACTGACATCTGCATGGCAAAAATTAGCGGCTATGGTGTTACTCGCCGTCACCACGGTGATTTCAGCTTGTGCCACCCCTAATGCGATTGTTGAGATTAAAGGTGAGGCCATGTACCGCGAGCGTATCGCATTGCCCGCCGATGCCAAGTTGATAGTGCAGTTGCTTGATGTCTCTAAGATGGATGTGCCCGCCGTGGTCATGGCAGAGCGCGTTTCCCAAGGGGCGAAAACCCCAACGCCGTTTAGTTTTTCGATGGGGCGTGATCAGTTTGAAGCGGGGCATACCTATGCCATTGGGGCAAGGATAATGCTCGGTGATAAGTTATTGTTTATTAATACTCAAGCCTATCATGTCGACCTCAATTCGACAGAGCCTATGACGATACTGCTTGAGAAAGTCGGTCGCTAA
- a CDS encoding SDR family NAD(P)-dependent oxidoreductase — translation MTQATAIIVGASSHLSRELAKQLADQQVELALFAQDVESLREFASTLPTKVQVFSLQIEQPSAIIKQLESVWHDLGGAHLVLVNTGLNSYDPELPWLPEQDIIDVNVRGFAAICNTAFRLFREQGYGQLAAINSIAGLRGGPSVAYHASKAFAQNYLEGLSMHAQRLKLPITITDIQLGLLDKAAMQQSTLWLAPLPQVAAQIIKAMQQGKRRVYVTKRWRLVAWLTKLLPEFIYNTRHWKPKKSKK, via the coding sequence ATGACCCAAGCAACTGCGATAATTGTGGGCGCTAGCTCACATTTAAGCCGCGAACTTGCCAAACAATTGGCCGATCAGCAGGTTGAATTAGCCCTTTTTGCCCAAGATGTCGAATCTCTCCGTGAATTTGCCTCGACCCTGCCTACGAAAGTTCAGGTCTTTTCACTGCAAATTGAACAGCCAAGCGCCATCATCAAGCAACTCGAAAGCGTCTGGCACGACTTAGGTGGCGCCCACTTAGTCTTAGTGAATACCGGACTCAATAGCTACGATCCTGAACTGCCATGGCTACCTGAGCAGGATATTATCGATGTCAATGTGCGGGGCTTTGCTGCTATCTGCAATACGGCGTTTAGATTATTTCGCGAGCAGGGTTATGGCCAGCTTGCCGCCATTAACTCGATTGCTGGTCTGCGCGGCGGCCCAAGTGTGGCTTATCATGCCTCTAAAGCCTTTGCGCAAAATTATTTAGAAGGCTTAAGCATGCATGCCCAGCGGCTTAAGTTGCCCATTACCATTACCGATATCCAACTCGGTTTACTGGACAAAGCCGCCATGCAGCAAAGCACGCTATGGCTTGCCCCGCTGCCGCAAGTGGCGGCGCAGATCATTAAGGCCATGCAGCAGGGTAAACGCCGCGTGTATGTGACCAAGCGTTGGCGCTTAGTGGCTTGGCTAACGAAGTTGCTGCCGGAGTTTATCTATAACACGCGCCATTGGAAGCCCAAAAAATCCAAAAAGTAG
- the ompW gene encoding outer membrane protein OmpW, translated as MMNKTTVSTLIAATLLAAGFSASVAAHQAGDIIVRAGAVVVAPNESSDDVVIPGVGNLGEFKVSNDTQLGLNFGYMLTDNIGIELLAATPFSHDVSLAGVGKIAETKHLPPTLVAQYYFGDAQSKLRPYVGVGVNYTNFFDNDFTNDLGGSLTDLSMSTSWGLAAQVGLDYQFDKNWLVNASVWYAQIDSDVKFKYQGTPVTISTDINPWVYMVSVGYTF; from the coding sequence ATGATGAATAAAACTACTGTTTCTACACTGATCGCCGCCACCCTGTTAGCCGCTGGTTTCTCTGCTTCTGTTGCTGCCCATCAAGCGGGCGATATTATTGTTCGTGCTGGTGCTGTCGTTGTCGCACCAAATGAATCAAGTGATGATGTTGTAATTCCTGGTGTAGGTAATTTAGGTGAGTTTAAAGTCAGTAACGATACTCAACTTGGCTTGAACTTCGGTTATATGCTGACTGATAACATTGGTATTGAGTTATTAGCTGCAACGCCATTTAGCCATGATGTGTCTCTAGCTGGTGTTGGTAAAATTGCAGAAACTAAGCATTTACCACCAACTTTAGTTGCTCAATATTATTTCGGTGATGCTCAGTCTAAATTACGTCCCTATGTGGGCGTTGGTGTGAACTACACTAATTTCTTCGACAATGACTTCACCAATGACTTAGGTGGTTCATTAACCGATCTAAGTATGAGCACCTCTTGGGGTTTAGCGGCGCAAGTGGGTTTAGATTACCAATTTGATAAAAACTGGTTAGTAAACGCCTCTGTATGGTATGCGCAAATTGATAGCGATGTTAAATTTAAATACCAAGGCACTCCCGTTACAATCAGCACAGATATTAACCCATGGGTTTATATGGTCAGCGTTGGCTACACTTTCTAA
- a CDS encoding nucleotidyltransferase family protein, with protein MTETELAALLRTWLSQERGRMRALELAQQCAQVHTLPQWCLAAGFVRNLVWDKLHDSEQRPLNDIDLIYYCPLDTRPERDRAIEAYLHTLAPDLPWSVKNQARMHLNNQDNPYQSTQDAMCYWPELETAVAVYLEHMPNTESSVVDNLQLIAPFGLSSLFALQLTHNPKRALAVFEQRIATKNWLKQYPRLTLANDLG; from the coding sequence ATGACTGAAACGGAATTAGCTGCACTATTACGCACCTGGTTAAGCCAAGAGCGGGGGCGGATGAGGGCGCTTGAATTGGCGCAGCAATGCGCCCAAGTGCATACCTTGCCGCAGTGGTGCTTGGCGGCGGGATTTGTCCGCAATCTGGTGTGGGACAAATTACACGATAGTGAGCAGCGTCCGTTAAACGATATCGATCTGATTTACTATTGCCCCTTGGATACTCGTCCTGAGCGGGATAGGGCGATAGAAGCATACCTACATACACTGGCGCCAGACTTACCTTGGTCGGTAAAAAACCAAGCGCGTATGCACCTTAATAATCAGGATAATCCCTATCAATCGACACAGGATGCGATGTGTTATTGGCCTGAGCTGGAAACGGCTGTCGCTGTATATCTTGAACATATGCCTAACACAGAATCTTCCGTCGTCGATAATTTACAACTCATCGCTCCCTTCGGTTTAAGCTCATTATTTGCCTTGCAGTTAACCCATAATCCCAAGCGTGCGTTGGCGGTATTTGAGCAGCGAATTGCCACAAAGAATTGGCTTAAACAATATCCGCGATTGACTTTGGCTAATGACCTTGGCTAA
- the maiA gene encoding maleylacetoacetate isomerase, translating into MKLYGYWRSSAAYRVRIALNLKGVSAEQLSVHLVRDGGEQHKADYIALNPQELVPTLVLGDEEEGDALSQSLAIIEYLDELYPKTPLLPASALERAHVRAMALTIACEIHPLNNLRVLQYLTQKLNVDEEAKTAWYHHWVASGFAALETQLARHSGRYCFGDNVTLADLCLVPQVYNAQRFNVDLTPYPNIMRVWAECNQLPAFADATPERQADAV; encoded by the coding sequence ATGAAACTATACGGTTATTGGCGCTCTAGCGCCGCCTATCGTGTGCGTATTGCCCTCAATCTTAAAGGCGTGAGCGCCGAACAGCTGTCGGTGCATTTAGTGCGTGATGGTGGCGAGCAGCACAAGGCGGATTATATCGCCCTAAATCCGCAGGAGCTGGTGCCAACATTGGTTTTAGGTGATGAAGAGGAGGGGGATGCCTTATCCCAATCCTTAGCCATTATCGAGTATCTGGATGAGCTTTATCCAAAGACGCCGCTACTGCCCGCATCGGCGCTTGAACGCGCCCATGTGCGTGCCATGGCGTTAACCATCGCCTGTGAAATTCATCCTCTCAATAACCTGCGGGTATTGCAGTACTTAACTCAAAAGCTGAACGTTGACGAAGAAGCTAAAACCGCTTGGTATCACCATTGGGTGGCGAGCGGGTTTGCGGCGCTCGAAACTCAACTTGCGCGCCATAGTGGCCGTTATTGCTTTGGCGACAATGTGACGCTGGCGGATTTGTGTCTAGTGCCGCAGGTGTACAACGCCCAGCGTTTTAATGTGGATTTAACGCCGTACCCCAATATTATGCGGGTATGGGCTGAGTGTAATCAGTTGCCGGCCTTTGCGGATGCGACGCCAGAGCGCCAAGCGGACGCGGTGTAA
- a CDS encoding fumarylacetoacetate hydrolase family protein, with translation MKLASYNNGRRDGQLMLVSRDLTQTVAVPAIAHTMQQLLDGWDLLKPQLQELYDALNEGKLPNAQAFDEAKCLSPLPRAYQWADGSAYVNHVELVRKARGAEMPETFWTDPLFYQGGSDSFIAPKADIPLASEDWGIDFESEIAVITDDVPMGVSVENATSHIKLLMLVNDVSLRNLIPAELAKGFGFFQSKPSSSFSPVAITPDELGHRWEDSKVHLPLITHLNGELFGRPNAGVDMTFNFSQLVSHVAKTRPLGAGAIIGSGTISNYDRSAGSSCLAEKRMLEVIADGKASTPFMRFGDTVRIEMLDDNGTSIFGAIDQKVVEYKA, from the coding sequence ATGAAACTTGCCAGTTATAACAATGGTCGCCGTGATGGCCAGCTGATGTTAGTGAGCCGCGATCTTACTCAAACGGTTGCCGTACCCGCGATTGCCCACACGATGCAACAATTACTCGATGGTTGGGATCTGCTCAAGCCACAATTGCAAGAATTGTATGATGCGCTTAACGAAGGCAAATTACCGAACGCGCAAGCCTTCGATGAAGCCAAATGTTTATCACCTTTGCCACGTGCCTATCAGTGGGCCGATGGTAGCGCCTATGTTAACCATGTGGAATTAGTGCGTAAGGCGCGCGGCGCTGAAATGCCTGAAACCTTCTGGACCGATCCGCTGTTTTACCAAGGCGGTTCTGACAGCTTTATCGCGCCAAAGGCGGATATCCCTCTAGCGAGCGAAGATTGGGGTATCGATTTCGAATCGGAAATCGCCGTGATCACCGATGATGTGCCTATGGGCGTCAGTGTTGAAAATGCTACATCTCATATTAAGCTGTTGATGTTAGTGAACGATGTGTCACTGCGTAACCTTATCCCCGCAGAGCTGGCCAAAGGCTTTGGTTTCTTCCAATCCAAACCTTCGAGCAGCTTCTCACCAGTAGCTATCACGCCAGATGAATTAGGCCACCGCTGGGAAGATTCAAAGGTGCACTTGCCGCTTATCACCCATCTAAATGGCGAACTATTCGGTCGCCCGAATGCCGGTGTAGATATGACCTTTAACTTCAGTCAGTTAGTTTCTCATGTTGCTAAAACCCGTCCATTAGGCGCGGGCGCGATTATTGGCTCGGGCACGATTTCTAACTATGACCGCAGTGCAGGTTCGAGCTGCTTAGCTGAAAAACGTATGCTCGAAGTGATCGCCGACGGTAAAGCATCGACTCCCTTTATGCGTTTTGGCGACACAGTGCGCATCGAAATGCTCGATGATAATGGCACTTCTATTTTTGGCGCTATCGATCAAAAAGTGGTTGAGTACAAGGCGTAA
- the tyrR gene encoding transcriptional regulator TyrR — MRLEVSCQDRVGLAKDILVVLERYGINLIAIDASNQGFLYLQFAEVSFDTLSALMPQIRKVESVHDVRTVSFMPSEQEHYALKTLLKTLPDSVFSIDVKARIRIVNESALLNMGMGEHEVLDESLNHWVQGFNFSRWLSESQVLPQAARVNIGQNEYLAEMLPIYLPDEDDKTILVGAVVSLKSPARVGKQFNALQNQTAGFENVLASSDKMKEVLKQARRMAQLDAPLLITGETGTGKELMARASHDASMRREKPFIAINCAALPDSAAEEELFGYVSQGKVIKRGFFEEAKGGTVFLDEVAEMSKAAQVKLLRLLQDGTFRRIGGDEEVRADVRIICSTQKNLAELCQTGEFREDLYYRIHVLSYHIPSLRERKVDIIPLTEMFLEHYSQQLSSPVRRISAQCRDHLLTYAWPGNVRQLKNAVFRAVSMWDGSGELTVEQLKLPSYAEGFGYFDNAFEGNLDDAMKQFEASLLRRLYPAYPSTRQLAKKLGVSHTAIANKLREYKIAKPK, encoded by the coding sequence ATGCGCTTGGAAGTTAGCTGTCAAGATCGCGTGGGTTTAGCGAAAGACATCTTAGTCGTGTTAGAACGTTATGGCATTAATCTCATCGCCATCGATGCCAGTAACCAGGGCTTTCTCTACCTGCAATTTGCCGAGGTCAGTTTTGATACCTTAAGTGCCTTGATGCCGCAGATCCGCAAAGTGGAGAGTGTTCACGATGTGCGAACAGTGTCGTTTATGCCTTCGGAGCAGGAACACTACGCCTTAAAAACCCTACTCAAAACCCTCCCTGACTCAGTGTTCTCCATCGACGTGAAGGCGCGCATTCGTATCGTCAACGAGTCGGCGCTACTCAATATGGGCATGGGGGAGCACGAAGTGCTCGATGAGTCCTTAAACCATTGGGTGCAAGGGTTTAACTTCAGTCGCTGGCTCAGTGAGAGCCAAGTCTTGCCACAGGCGGCGCGGGTCAATATCGGCCAAAACGAATATCTGGCCGAAATGTTACCGATTTACTTACCCGATGAGGATGATAAGACCATCCTCGTGGGCGCAGTCGTATCGCTTAAATCGCCGGCGCGGGTCGGTAAACAATTCAATGCACTGCAAAATCAAACCGCGGGCTTTGAAAATGTGTTAGCCAGCAGCGACAAGATGAAAGAAGTGCTGAAACAAGCTCGCCGGATGGCGCAGCTCGATGCGCCGCTATTAATCACCGGCGAGACTGGTACGGGCAAAGAGCTTATGGCCAGAGCCAGCCATGATGCCAGCATGCGCCGCGAGAAACCCTTTATCGCCATTAACTGTGCGGCACTGCCCGATAGCGCCGCCGAAGAGGAACTCTTTGGCTACGTCAGCCAAGGCAAAGTGATTAAGCGCGGATTTTTTGAAGAAGCGAAGGGCGGCACAGTGTTTCTCGATGAAGTGGCCGAAATGTCTAAGGCGGCACAGGTTAAACTGCTGAGGTTATTACAGGATGGCACCTTTAGACGCATTGGTGGCGACGAAGAAGTTCGCGCCGATGTGCGGATCATCTGCTCGACCCAGAAAAACTTAGCCGAGCTTTGCCAAACCGGTGAGTTTAGGGAAGATTTGTACTATCGCATCCATGTGCTTAGCTATCACATTCCGTCACTGCGCGAGCGCAAGGTCGATATCATTCCGCTGACGGAGATGTTTCTCGAGCATTACAGTCAGCAACTCTCGAGCCCAGTGAGACGGATTTCGGCCCAATGTCGCGATCATCTCTTAACCTACGCTTGGCCGGGTAACGTGCGCCAGCTTAAGAATGCGGTCTTTAGGGCTGTATCTATGTGGGATGGTTCGGGCGAGTTGACCGTTGAGCAACTTAAGCTACCATCCTACGCCGAAGGTTTTGGCTATTTCGATAATGCCTTCGAAGGCAATCTCGATGATGCGATGAAGCAGTTTGAGGCCAGCTTGCTGCGCCGCTTATATCCGGCTTACCCCAGTACTCGCCAATTGGCGAAAAAATTAGGGGTGTCCCACACGGCCATCGCCAACAAACTCAGGGAATACAAGATAGCCAAGCCAAAGTAA
- a CDS encoding 4a-hydroxytetrahydrobiopterin dehydratase has product MTALTQMKCEACQADAPKVTDAELAELIRMIPDWGVQVRDGIMQLERIYKFKNFKLAMAFTNKLADLAEEEFHHPGILTEWGKVTVTWWSHSIKGLHKNDFIMAAKTDQLLD; this is encoded by the coding sequence ATGACAGCGTTAACCCAAATGAAATGTGAAGCTTGCCAAGCCGATGCGCCGAAAGTGACCGATGCAGAATTGGCCGAACTTATCCGCATGATCCCCGACTGGGGCGTGCAAGTGCGTGATGGCATCATGCAATTGGAACGGATTTACAAGTTTAAAAACTTTAAGTTAGCGATGGCGTTTACCAATAAGCTAGCGGATCTGGCCGAAGAGGAATTCCACCACCCAGGCATTTTAACCGAGTGGGGCAAAGTGACTGTGACTTGGTGGTCACACTCAATCAAGGGTCTGCATAAGAATGACTTCATCATGGCAGCCAAGACCGACCAGTTGTTAGATTAA